The nucleotide window CCGCTCCGGCTTTTTCAGCCTCCGATGTTGCCGTTGACATACTATCCGCAGCTGCGCCAACACCCGCAAATAGCCAGTACATCATTAGTAAGTTGAAGCCAATGAATACGTACTTAATGAATTTTCCAAAGACTGACCTTTTGGGCTTGCGGAGTTCAAATCCACAGGAAGGGCACTTTGATGCTGAACTGCTAATCTGAGCTGCGCACTCAGGGCAAGTAACTAGAGCCATAAAGTATTTTAATCTAATGATGAAGCTATCAATGTTACTGGTATCTACTGCAATTACAAAGCATTTGCCAGTTTATCCTTAAGGATTTCGGCTATCTCAGTTGGCCTCCTAACCTTTCAGCTTCCACAATGCCCCGCTACCCTAGTTTCCCTGCTACTGCCGACGACATCAAACGGCTGGAGTTATCATACCTGCTCCGCTCCAACCTGCTCAGGCCCGGTTTCCACGTCACCACAATCAGTTGGAGTGTGCGAGGCAAGCCTTCCGGTCGGATTTCGCTGGAGGCCCACATCTTCCTAGATGAAACCTACCTCCGCCTCCGATACACGCTAAATGATACCACCAATTATGACTACCGGGTGGAACTGGAGGCCACGGCCAGCAACTTACCCGGTGGAAAGGGAGTGCGCTACTACATGATCTGTCCGGTATCGGGACGGCGGGCCACTGTCCTGTTCTTGCGCCCTGGGAGTAGTATGTTTG belongs to Hymenobacter sp. J193 and includes:
- a CDS encoding zinc ribbon domain-containing protein, whose translation is MALVTCPECAAQISSSASKCPSCGFELRKPKRSVFGKFIKYVFIGFNLLMMYWLFAGVGAAADSMSTATSEAEKAGAAVGTGLGAFMILLIWFFGDVIIGALVFFTRAKR